The following are encoded in a window of Procambarus clarkii isolate CNS0578487 chromosome 33, FALCON_Pclarkii_2.0, whole genome shotgun sequence genomic DNA:
- the LOC138370721 gene encoding splicing regulatory glutamine/lysine-rich protein 1-like: protein MEEILRQLKDMNEVAEQEAQKGAGNGKEDDEPDEVRSQGSSRSNHRSRSSRISRNRSLERFQLELQLQREREHDERQFQLEKLKLELQMKNEVEKEKEETKREAEKEKEKEKEKTRVRELKLEQDKEKEKTRVRERKLEQEKVKEKEKSKHMKIEANRALAEKRIERGLKFFREMMKASASTIAKTVRDLERRFQKWIEAVGVESYGDLKQLVIMEKFLEMMHPEMKFMI from the exons ATGGAggagatccttagacagttgaaAGACATGAATGAAGTGGCAGAGCAagaagcccagaaaggagctggaaatggaaaggaggatgatgaaccagatgaagtgagatcccaaggaTCGAGTAGGAGTAACCACAGAAGTAGGAGTAGCCGCATTAGCAGGAACAGGAGCTTGGAAAGATTTCAGCTAGAGCTCCAGTTGCAACGAGAACGTGAGCATGATGAGAGGCAGTTCCAACTGGAGAAGTTGAAGTTAGAACTACAGATGAAGAAtgaagtcgaaaaagaaaaagaggaaACTAAACGAGAAGCAGAGAAAGAAAAA gagaaagaaaaagagaaaaccagggtaAGAGAACTGAAGTTGGAACAAgataaagaaaaagagaaaaccagagtacggGAAAGGAAACTAGAACAGGAGAAAGTGAAGGAAAAGGAGAAATCAAAACATATGAAAATAGAAGCAAATAGAGCTTTGGCAGAGAAGAGGATTGAACGTGGATT AAAGTTCTTCAGAGAAATGATGAAGGCTTCTGCAAGCACAATTGCCAAGACAGTGAGAGATCTAGAAAGGCGGTTCCAGAAATGGATAGAAGCTGTCGGTGTAGAATCCTATGGTGATTTGAAACAACTGGTGATTATGGAGAAATTTCTGGAAATGATGCACCCTGAGATGAAATTTATGATCTAG